A region of Mesorhizobium sp. AR02 DNA encodes the following proteins:
- a CDS encoding mandelate racemase/muconate lactonizing enzyme family protein, which produces MKIRSLETIRIEERPNLLWIEVHTDEGITGLGETFFLARTVEEYVHEYVAPRVIGRDPLQIDLLSADLVGYLGFRSSGVEVRGNSAFDIALWDIFGKAMNQPIAQLLGGFSRQSIRTYNTCAGTEYIKDGKGQTTANYGLGTRQGYDDLNGFLHRADELAAELLEDGITAMKIWPFDHAAEKSRGQDISATDLKAALQPFEKIRKAVGDKIDIMVEFHSMWQLLPAIKIAKALGPYGTYWHEDPIRMDSLADLKRYEAASPAPISASETLGSRWAFRDLLETGAAGIVMLDISWCGGLSEARKIAAMAEAWHLPVAPHDCTGPVVLAASTHLSLNAPNALVQESVRAFYRTWYRDLVTALPEVKDGMITVPPGPGLGLELNPDLGRAYTVHRRVSDKADI; this is translated from the coding sequence ATGAAAATCCGCTCGCTTGAGACCATTCGTATCGAAGAGCGGCCCAATCTGCTCTGGATCGAGGTGCATACCGACGAGGGCATCACCGGCCTTGGCGAAACCTTTTTCCTGGCCCGCACGGTCGAGGAATATGTCCATGAATATGTCGCGCCACGCGTCATCGGCCGCGATCCACTGCAGATCGATCTGCTTTCCGCGGATCTGGTTGGCTATCTCGGCTTCCGCTCAAGCGGGGTCGAAGTCCGCGGCAATTCCGCCTTCGACATCGCGCTCTGGGATATTTTCGGCAAGGCCATGAACCAGCCGATTGCACAGCTTCTGGGCGGCTTTTCGCGGCAGTCCATCCGGACTTACAACACCTGCGCCGGCACCGAATACATCAAGGACGGCAAGGGACAGACAACCGCAAATTATGGTCTCGGCACGAGGCAAGGCTACGATGACCTGAACGGGTTTCTCCACCGCGCCGACGAATTGGCGGCAGAGCTGCTTGAAGACGGTATCACGGCCATGAAGATCTGGCCTTTCGACCATGCCGCCGAGAAAAGCCGGGGGCAAGACATTAGCGCCACCGACCTCAAAGCCGCGCTGCAGCCCTTCGAGAAGATCCGCAAAGCTGTCGGCGACAAGATCGACATCATGGTCGAATTCCACTCCATGTGGCAGCTTCTGCCGGCGATCAAGATCGCCAAAGCGCTCGGACCTTATGGCACATACTGGCATGAGGATCCCATCCGCATGGACAGCCTCGCCGACCTCAAGCGCTATGAGGCCGCGAGCCCGGCGCCGATCTCGGCATCGGAAACCTTGGGCAGTCGCTGGGCATTCCGCGACCTTCTGGAGACCGGCGCCGCAGGCATCGTCATGTTGGATATTTCCTGGTGCGGCGGGCTTTCTGAAGCACGCAAGATCGCAGCGATGGCGGAGGCCTGGCACCTGCCGGTCGCTCCGCATGACTGCACCGGGCCGGTGGTTCTGGCGGCGTCCACACATTTGTCCCTCAACGCGCCCAACGCACTCGTACAGGAGAGTGTGCGGGCATTCTACCGGACCTGGTACCGCGACCTCGTGACCGCACTACCGGAAGTCAAGGACGGCATGATCACCGTGCCGCCCGGCCCGGGCCTCGGGCTGGAACTCAATCCCGACCTCGGTCGGGCCTACACCGTCCATCGCCGCGTCTCCGACAAGGCGGACATCTGA
- a CDS encoding sugar ABC transporter substrate-binding protein: MKRLTATLLLATTLIAGPSVASADGLNIVFTHHSSASNTFWQAVKKGFDDACGKVEAKCNMIFTQTEGSVEQQLANMRAALAAKPDALLTSIVDNKAFDDVIKEARDAGVLVIAVNVDDTEGAKGNARQAFIGQGFKPAGYSLGKAISDSFPKDGPIKVLVGISAPGQNWSESRGAGVMQFLEEYKAAHPDRQVSWERIDSGTDLAVTSDRVGAYLNAHPDTTAYFDTGFWCAGVARSLQDRGVAPGKVLLGGFDLVPEVLQQMQKGYVQALVDQQPYMQGFMPVMEAYLNKKVGLAPSDIDTGQGIVRPDQADAIMTLSAQGLR; the protein is encoded by the coding sequence ATGAAACGACTGACTGCAACGCTTTTGCTCGCGACGACGCTGATCGCCGGGCCTTCCGTCGCCAGTGCCGACGGGCTCAACATCGTCTTTACGCACCACTCGTCGGCCTCGAACACGTTCTGGCAGGCGGTGAAGAAGGGCTTTGACGATGCCTGCGGCAAGGTCGAGGCCAAGTGCAACATGATTTTCACCCAGACCGAAGGCTCGGTCGAGCAGCAACTCGCCAACATGCGCGCCGCACTTGCGGCCAAGCCGGATGCCCTGCTGACCTCGATCGTCGACAACAAGGCGTTCGACGACGTCATCAAGGAGGCGCGAGATGCCGGTGTGTTGGTGATTGCCGTCAATGTCGATGACACGGAAGGCGCCAAGGGCAATGCGCGGCAGGCCTTCATAGGGCAAGGTTTCAAGCCGGCGGGCTATTCGCTCGGCAAGGCGATTTCCGACAGCTTCCCCAAGGATGGGCCGATCAAGGTTCTGGTCGGCATTTCGGCACCAGGCCAGAATTGGTCGGAAAGTCGTGGCGCGGGCGTGATGCAGTTCCTGGAGGAGTACAAGGCGGCCCATCCCGATCGCCAGGTCTCATGGGAGCGGATCGACAGCGGAACCGACCTTGCGGTCACGTCCGATCGTGTCGGCGCCTATCTCAACGCGCATCCCGACACCACCGCCTATTTCGACACCGGCTTCTGGTGCGCGGGCGTTGCGCGGTCGCTGCAGGATCGCGGCGTCGCGCCAGGCAAGGTCCTCCTTGGCGGTTTCGATCTGGTGCCGGAAGTCCTGCAGCAGATGCAGAAGGGCTACGTACAGGCCCTGGTCGACCAGCAGCCCTACATGCAGGGCTTCATGCCCGTCATGGAAGCCTACCTGAACAAGAAGGTAGGTCTGGCACCCTCAGACATCGATACCGGCCAGGGCATCGTGCGCCCGGACCAGGCCGACGCGATCATGACGCTTTCCGCGCAAGGCCTGCGTTAA
- a CDS encoding ABC transporter permease, which translates to MKRLFKTYLEKPELAGLILLALLVVIFEIRSDGVFLNQDNLRGILGILPETGLVAIGVTILMISGEFDLSVGSVFALMPMCMAVLMVEGVPFPLALLAGLVVCAAIGFINGYVTIWFEIPSFITTLGMLFIARSLTIVVSGGFPPLLPVDLPNWLFTSFVGPGHMFRMSFVWFVGIAVLTSLMLSRTNFGNWIKATGGFHPAAASMGIPTARVKLACFMLCSMLSGFAGMLQVLRLGSPLPSIGEGLELQAVASAVIGGASLAGGIGTVAGGIIGTILIRIIDNGLVLSHVDANWFKFAIGFLTIFAVVANAWMRKRAKAIKMEG; encoded by the coding sequence TTGAAACGCCTCTTCAAGACCTATCTGGAAAAGCCGGAACTGGCGGGACTGATCCTGCTGGCGCTTCTGGTGGTGATTTTCGAGATCCGCTCGGATGGGGTGTTCCTCAACCAGGACAACCTTCGTGGCATACTCGGCATTCTGCCCGAGACGGGCCTCGTCGCCATCGGCGTGACGATACTGATGATCAGCGGCGAGTTCGACCTGTCGGTTGGATCGGTGTTCGCGCTGATGCCGATGTGCATGGCCGTCCTCATGGTCGAGGGGGTCCCTTTCCCCCTTGCCTTGCTGGCCGGGCTTGTCGTTTGCGCGGCGATCGGATTTATCAACGGCTATGTGACGATCTGGTTCGAGATCCCAAGCTTCATCACCACGCTCGGCATGCTTTTCATCGCCCGGTCACTGACGATCGTCGTCTCGGGCGGGTTTCCACCCTTGCTTCCCGTCGATCTGCCGAACTGGCTGTTCACTTCGTTTGTCGGTCCCGGTCATATGTTCCGCATGTCGTTCGTGTGGTTTGTCGGAATTGCCGTGCTGACATCGCTGATGCTTTCCAGAACCAATTTCGGCAACTGGATAAAAGCCACCGGCGGCTTCCATCCCGCTGCCGCCTCGATGGGCATCCCGACCGCAAGGGTGAAACTCGCATGCTTCATGCTTTGCTCGATGCTGTCCGGTTTCGCCGGCATGTTGCAAGTGCTGAGGCTGGGCTCCCCTTTGCCTTCCATCGGCGAGGGTCTGGAACTCCAGGCGGTCGCCTCGGCGGTCATCGGCGGTGCTTCGCTCGCAGGCGGCATCGGTACGGTCGCTGGCGGCATCATCGGCACGATCCTCATCCGCATCATCGACAACGGGCTTGTGCTCTCCCACGTTGATGCGAACTGGTTCAAATTCGCGATCGGCTTCCTGACCATCTTCGCCGTCGTCGCCAATGCCTGGATGCGCAAGCGCGCCAAGGCGATCAAGATGGAGGGCTGA
- a CDS encoding ATP-binding cassette domain-containing protein has protein sequence MEDAIISVRNLHKWYSGVHALKGVSLDLKRGEALGLVGDNGAGKSTLINILSGVHTADEGEILVDGKPVRIARPRDAMNLGIETIYQYNSMVPTMSIARNLFIGREPTRFSVFGVGILDQKKMASESIKAIADVDLHLRSPDALVGELSGGQRQGVAIARAMHFKSKVMILDEPTNHLSVKETGKVIGFVRGLKAQGVTGIFISHNMHHVFDCCDRVVAMARGEVVLDKRIEETSIDEVHGVL, from the coding sequence ATGGAAGACGCAATCATCTCCGTCCGCAATCTTCACAAATGGTACTCCGGCGTCCATGCGCTAAAGGGCGTGAGCCTCGATCTGAAGCGGGGCGAGGCGCTCGGGCTGGTCGGCGACAATGGTGCCGGCAAATCGACGCTCATCAACATCCTGTCTGGCGTCCATACCGCCGATGAGGGCGAGATCCTGGTCGACGGCAAACCCGTGCGGATCGCCAGGCCTCGCGACGCGATGAACCTCGGTATCGAGACCATCTACCAGTACAATTCGATGGTTCCCACCATGTCGATCGCCAGGAATCTGTTTATTGGCCGCGAGCCGACGCGGTTTTCCGTATTCGGTGTGGGCATCCTGGATCAGAAGAAAATGGCTAGCGAAAGCATCAAGGCGATTGCCGATGTCGACCTGCATCTGCGGTCGCCCGACGCATTGGTCGGCGAACTGTCAGGCGGCCAGCGGCAGGGCGTCGCCATCGCGCGCGCCATGCATTTCAAGTCGAAGGTGATGATCCTCGACGAGCCGACCAATCACCTTTCGGTCAAAGAGACCGGCAAGGTTATCGGCTTTGTACGTGGACTAAAGGCACAAGGGGTGACCGGCATTTTCATCAGCCACAACATGCATCACGTTTTTGACTGCTGTGATCGCGTGGTCGCGATGGCGCGCGGCGAGGTCGTGCTCGACAAGCGCATCGAGGAAACCTCCATCGATGAAGTCCACGGCGTGCTTTAG
- a CDS encoding SDR family oxidoreductase has protein sequence MTNLSGKVVLLTGGLGSLGRAQAAALARAGARVLLLDRPENAEGPGIAAELAAINKGTIVYVGCDLNQLAEAETTIKALADEEGAIDILINNAALIINRPFEEFSLGEYEDQIRVNSSAAFALARACAPGMKKKGQGRIVNFCSVTLNGRWEGYVPYVASKGAMLGLTKSLARELGPHGITVNAVSPGAVISEAEARVFGERLEEYNDWILTNQSLKRRIEPQHVADLVLFLVSPASDMISGQNISVDGGW, from the coding sequence ATGACGAATCTTTCCGGCAAAGTTGTGCTCCTAACCGGTGGTCTGGGTTCGCTCGGCCGCGCCCAGGCTGCCGCACTTGCCCGCGCCGGCGCGCGCGTGCTCTTGCTTGACCGACCGGAGAATGCCGAAGGACCCGGCATCGCGGCGGAATTGGCAGCGATAAACAAGGGTACGATCGTCTATGTCGGTTGCGACTTGAACCAGTTGGCTGAAGCCGAAACGACGATCAAGGCGCTCGCCGACGAAGAAGGCGCGATCGACATCCTGATCAACAACGCCGCACTCATCATCAACCGTCCGTTCGAGGAATTCTCACTTGGCGAGTACGAGGACCAGATCCGTGTGAATTCATCGGCCGCCTTCGCGCTGGCGCGCGCCTGCGCCCCTGGCATGAAGAAGAAGGGCCAGGGCAGGATCGTCAATTTCTGCTCGGTGACGCTGAACGGCCGCTGGGAGGGCTACGTGCCCTATGTGGCCTCGAAGGGCGCCATGCTGGGACTCACCAAGTCGCTTGCGCGGGAATTGGGACCACACGGCATCACCGTGAACGCGGTGTCGCCCGGCGCCGTCATTTCCGAGGCGGAGGCGCGCGTTTTCGGAGAACGGCTCGAGGAATACAATGACTGGATCCTGACCAACCAAAGCCTGAAACGCCGTATCGAGCCGCAGCATGTCGCCGATCTCGTGCTGTTCCTTGTTTCCCCAGCTTCGGACATGATCAGCGGCCAGAACATCAGCGTCGATGGCGGCTGGTAG
- a CDS encoding aldose 1-epimerase — protein sequence MAAGSRGAPSMTNSDVVELADGRASLVVSPREGAAILRYDALRPGRAPTPLIKPSQGMLKFGSQLLVPWSNRISGGGFEFDGRFHAIEPNVEGEPFPLHGDAFQRPWRLTQRTGTEMELALEDGAIGPYRYHAGVRYALEDGALSAVLAVENRAAVRLPYGLGFHPWFPHRPRTLLQASAQRVWLEDERHLPTGVVPLASRPDWDFSHAAPLPDAWVNNAFEGWNGRASIVQPDDAIVVTVEASPSLNVFVLYSPARDADFFCFEPVSHPVDAHHGGGLTTLEQGGSTSARLRLRWDEL from the coding sequence ATGGCGGCTGGTAGCCGTGGCGCTCCGTCGATGACAAACAGTGATGTGGTCGAACTTGCCGATGGGCGCGCAAGCCTGGTGGTGAGCCCTCGCGAGGGCGCTGCCATCCTGCGCTACGACGCACTGCGCCCCGGCCGCGCGCCCACGCCGCTCATTAAGCCATCCCAGGGTATGCTCAAGTTCGGGTCTCAACTGCTGGTTCCCTGGTCGAACCGCATTTCCGGTGGCGGCTTCGAGTTTGATGGGCGCTTCCATGCGATAGAGCCCAATGTCGAAGGCGAGCCGTTCCCGCTCCACGGCGACGCTTTTCAAAGACCGTGGCGGTTGACGCAGCGAACCGGCACTGAAATGGAGCTGGCCCTGGAAGATGGGGCGATCGGACCCTATCGCTACCATGCGGGCGTCCGCTATGCACTGGAGGATGGCGCGCTGTCCGCCGTCCTGGCCGTCGAGAACCGGGCCGCCGTCCGCCTTCCCTACGGACTCGGTTTCCATCCCTGGTTTCCGCACCGCCCGCGCACCTTGCTCCAGGCATCGGCGCAGAGGGTCTGGTTGGAGGACGAACGCCATCTGCCGACAGGGGTTGTGCCGCTCGCCTCTCGCCCGGACTGGGATTTTTCGCACGCTGCGCCGCTTCCCGACGCCTGGGTCAACAATGCCTTCGAAGGCTGGAATGGGCGCGCCTCGATCGTTCAACCGGATGACGCCATCGTCGTCACGGTCGAAGCATCGCCGTCGCTGAATGTCTTCGTTCTCTATTCGCCGGCACGAGACGCCGATTTCTTCTGCTTCGAACCCGTTTCACATCCAGTGGACGCCCATCACGGCGGCGGCCTGACCACACTGGAACAAGGCGGATCGACAAGCGCGCGTTTGCGTCTACGCTGGGATGAGCTGTAG
- a CDS encoding fumarylacetoacetate hydrolase family protein, which yields MTNMTFLPDDGVFLGRARSPAALHPLVVTVRDGTVFDITSSVAPTVRDVCEMADPAGHVRSAKGKPIGSLDDIAANSFEAKRDPAKPYLLSPVDLQAVKASGVTFVVSLLERVIEEQARGSAEKADAIRADIAGLIGHDLSKLKPGSPEAMEIKAKFIARGAWSQYLEVGIGPDAEIFTKCQPMASVGFGADVGLHPVSTWNNPEPEIAMIAASSGRIVGATIGNDVNLRDVEGRSALLLGKAKDNNASASLGPFIRLFDDTFSIDDVKQAVVRLKVEGDDGFSLEGASSMAEISRSPEELVAAAMGPHHQYPDGLALYLGTMFVPSKDRGEKGKGFTHKVGDIVTISSEKFGALVNRVRLSPDCPHWTYGASHLMRDLAKADFI from the coding sequence ATGACAAACATGACGTTTCTGCCTGACGATGGTGTCTTTCTCGGCCGTGCTCGATCACCGGCCGCGCTCCATCCTTTGGTGGTCACGGTGCGTGACGGCACCGTCTTCGACATCACCTCGAGCGTGGCACCGACGGTGCGTGATGTCTGCGAGATGGCCGATCCGGCAGGGCATGTGCGCTCGGCCAAGGGCAAGCCGATCGGCTCGCTCGACGACATCGCGGCCAACAGTTTCGAGGCCAAGCGCGATCCGGCAAAACCATATCTGCTCTCCCCGGTTGACCTGCAGGCAGTCAAGGCGTCGGGCGTGACCTTCGTCGTCAGCCTGCTCGAGCGGGTGATCGAGGAACAGGCGCGCGGCTCGGCTGAAAAGGCCGATGCCATCCGCGCCGACATTGCCGGATTGATCGGCCATGACCTTTCGAAGCTGAAGCCCGGTTCGCCCGAGGCGATGGAGATCAAGGCCAAGTTCATCGCACGCGGCGCCTGGTCGCAATATCTGGAAGTGGGCATCGGCCCCGATGCCGAGATCTTCACCAAGTGCCAGCCGATGGCCTCGGTCGGCTTCGGCGCCGATGTCGGCCTGCACCCGGTGTCGACCTGGAACAATCCGGAGCCGGAGATCGCCATGATCGCCGCCTCAAGCGGCAGGATCGTCGGCGCCACCATCGGCAACGACGTCAATCTGCGCGACGTCGAAGGGCGTTCGGCACTGCTGCTCGGCAAGGCAAAGGACAACAACGCCTCGGCTTCGCTTGGCCCTTTCATCCGCCTGTTCGACGACACGTTCTCGATCGACGACGTGAAGCAGGCCGTGGTGCGCCTGAAGGTCGAGGGCGATGACGGGTTCTCGCTGGAGGGCGCAAGCTCGATGGCCGAGATCAGCCGTTCGCCGGAAGAGCTGGTTGCCGCCGCGATGGGGCCGCACCACCAATATCCGGACGGGCTGGCGCTCTATCTCGGCACCATGTTCGTGCCGTCGAAGGACCGCGGCGAAAAGGGTAAGGGGTTTACGCACAAGGTCGGCGACATCGTCACCATCTCGTCGGAGAAATTCGGTGCGCTGGTCAACCGCGTGCGGCTGTCGCCCGATTGCCCGCACTGGACTTATGGTGCCAGCCATTTGATGCGCGACCTGGCGAAGGCCGATTTTATCTAG